One Kribbella sp. NBC_00662 genomic region harbors:
- the mraZ gene encoding division/cell wall cluster transcriptional repressor MraZ — translation MFLGTHFPKLDDKGRLFLPAKFRDELADGLVITRGQERSLSVWPEREFVQLTEQLKQAPITNKGARDYLRMLFAGASNEMPDKQGRVTIPPMLRDYASLDRDCVVIGAMNRVEIWNTENWNRYSAEQEQAFADLSEEVLPGIF, via the coding sequence GTGTTCCTCGGAACTCACTTCCCCAAGCTCGACGACAAGGGACGGCTGTTCCTGCCGGCGAAGTTCCGCGACGAGCTGGCCGACGGTCTGGTGATCACGCGTGGGCAGGAGCGATCGCTGTCCGTGTGGCCGGAGCGTGAGTTCGTCCAGCTGACCGAGCAGTTGAAGCAGGCTCCGATCACCAACAAGGGTGCCCGGGACTACCTACGGATGTTGTTCGCCGGCGCCTCCAACGAGATGCCGGACAAGCAGGGCCGGGTCACCATCCCACCGATGTTGCGTGATTACGCGTCACTGGATCGCGACTGCGTCGTCATCGGGGCGATGAACCGGGTGGAGATCTGGAACACGGAGAACTGGAACCGGTACTCCGCGGAGCAGGAGCAGGCGTTCGCCGACCTCTCCGAGGAAGTGCTGCCAGGCATCTTCTAG
- the rsmH gene encoding 16S rRNA (cytosine(1402)-N(4))-methyltransferase RsmH, with protein sequence MNAAERHVPVMLERVVALLAPALARPGAVVVDATLGLGGHSEAFLRQFPDVRLIGFDRDPAALELAGERLAPYEDRITLVHAVYDELPRALADLGIPAIDGILFDLGVSSMQLDEADRGFAYAQDAPLDMRMDSTGPTTAADIVNTYSAADLARILFQYGEEKFARRIADRIVRERETEPFTNSARLSELVRNAIPQAARRTGGHPAKRTFQALRIEVNGELDVLRRALPAALQALALHGRIVVMSYHSLEDRITKQAFAAGTKTDVPDDLPVIPAGHEPYLKLLTRGAERPTEEEVAANPRAASARVRAATRIREKGLVA encoded by the coding sequence ATGAACGCTGCGGAGCGGCATGTGCCGGTGATGCTGGAGCGCGTGGTCGCGCTGCTGGCGCCGGCACTCGCGCGTCCCGGCGCGGTCGTCGTCGACGCCACCCTCGGCCTCGGCGGTCATTCCGAGGCGTTCCTGCGGCAGTTCCCCGACGTACGGCTGATCGGCTTCGACCGGGACCCGGCCGCGCTGGAGCTGGCCGGCGAGCGACTCGCGCCGTACGAGGACCGGATCACGCTCGTGCACGCGGTGTACGACGAGTTGCCGCGGGCGCTCGCGGATCTCGGCATACCGGCGATCGACGGGATCCTGTTCGACCTCGGCGTCTCGTCGATGCAGCTGGACGAGGCCGACCGTGGGTTCGCGTACGCGCAGGACGCGCCGCTGGACATGCGGATGGACTCGACCGGCCCGACCACCGCGGCCGACATCGTCAACACCTACAGCGCGGCCGACCTGGCCCGGATCCTGTTCCAGTACGGCGAGGAGAAGTTCGCCCGCCGGATCGCGGACCGGATCGTGCGGGAGCGGGAGACCGAGCCGTTCACGAACAGCGCGCGGCTGTCCGAGCTGGTCCGGAACGCGATCCCGCAGGCGGCCCGGCGTACCGGAGGACATCCGGCGAAGCGGACGTTCCAGGCGCTGCGGATCGAGGTGAACGGCGAGCTCGACGTACTGCGTCGTGCGCTGCCGGCCGCGCTGCAGGCGCTGGCGTTGCACGGGCGGATCGTGGTGATGAGCTACCACTCGCTCGAGGACCGGATCACCAAGCAAGCGTTCGCGGCCGGCACGAAGACCGACGTACCGGACGACCTGCCGGTGATCCCGGCCGGACATGAGCCGTATCTGAAACTGCTGACCCGCGGTGCCGAGCGACCGACCGAGGAAGAGGTCGCCGCGAACCCGCGCGCGGCGTCCGCCCGGGTGCGGGCGGCGACACGAATCCGGGAGAAGGGACTGGTGGCCTGA